In Amycolatopsis sp. EV170708-02-1, the following are encoded in one genomic region:
- a CDS encoding serine protease: MDLKHAVRRIVALSAAFGAATVAVAAPATADDRVVTVVSEADRAAALAHWTPERMRQWVGDEDLPPAEKIGRVWEGPVPPGVGRLFFTAESGVDGSCTATVVPSSSKDVAFTAGHCVNGGLDRFDRPIKIVNVVFVPGYDHGAAPHGVFPARSFAWSSTYSGPTSGSDDDAVIALDPVGGHHVEDVAGTQDISFAELPSPVDTTILGYPVSRAAGGEALFSCVRPATREANSVTTTWNTDCDLAGGSSGGPWLRNFDPASGKGTLFSVTSRGTMTEDGVTTDLSGAAFTEPVRKLYERAGEL; the protein is encoded by the coding sequence ATGGACTTGAAGCACGCAGTTCGCCGGATCGTCGCCCTGTCGGCCGCCTTCGGTGCCGCGACGGTGGCCGTCGCCGCTCCTGCCACGGCTGACGACCGGGTCGTCACCGTCGTGAGCGAGGCCGACCGGGCGGCGGCCCTGGCCCATTGGACACCGGAGCGGATGCGGCAATGGGTGGGCGACGAGGACCTGCCGCCCGCCGAGAAGATCGGCCGCGTCTGGGAAGGGCCGGTCCCGCCGGGTGTCGGGAGGTTGTTCTTCACCGCCGAGTCCGGCGTCGACGGATCCTGCACGGCGACGGTGGTTCCCAGCTCCAGCAAGGATGTCGCGTTCACCGCCGGGCACTGCGTGAACGGCGGACTGGACCGGTTCGACCGGCCGATCAAGATCGTCAACGTCGTGTTCGTCCCGGGCTACGATCACGGCGCCGCGCCGCACGGGGTGTTCCCGGCGCGGTCCTTCGCCTGGTCCAGCACGTACTCGGGACCGACGAGCGGGTCGGACGACGACGCGGTGATCGCGCTGGACCCGGTCGGCGGCCACCACGTCGAGGACGTCGCGGGCACCCAGGACATCTCGTTCGCCGAGCTACCGTCCCCTGTGGATACGACGATCCTCGGCTATCCCGTTTCGCGGGCGGCCGGCGGCGAGGCGTTGTTCTCCTGCGTCCGGCCCGCCACACGCGAGGCGAATTCGGTGACCACGACGTGGAACACGGACTGCGATCTGGCGGGCGGCTCCAGCGGCGGCCCGTGGCTGCGGAACTTCGATCCCGCCAGTGGCAAGGGCACGCTCTTCAGCGTCACGAGCCGGGGGACGATGACCGAGGACGGCGTGACCACGGACCTGAGCGGCGCCGCCTTCACCGAGCCGGTGCGGAAGTTGTACGAGCGGGCGGGCGAACTCTGA
- a CDS encoding nucleobase:cation symporter-2 family protein, with protein MVKRTQAETAASGRPEDERLGIGKSFTYGIQHVLTMYGGIIAPPLIIGGAAGVSTAEIGLLVASCLFIGGLATILQSFGIPFFGSKLPLVQGTSFAGVATMTAIVADGGLPAVFGSVIASAALGLLVTPVFSRLVKYFPPVVTGTVITVIGLSLMPVAAQWAMGNNTKSPEFGSVSNVGLAAMTLAIVLLLSKVAVPAISRLSILLSIVVGTVLAAVLGKADFSQVWDGPIFAVPTPFAFGMPTFDVAAIVSMFIVVLVTLTETTADILAVGEIVDTRVGKRRIGDGLRADMASSAIAPVFNGFMQSAFAQNVGLVAITGIRSRFVVTAGGVILLILGMLPVLGRVVAAIPYPVLGGAGLVLFGTVAASGIKTLSKVDYNGNMNLVIVAASVGMGMIPIAAPEFYHHFPAWVGTIFHSGISSAALTAVVLNLLFNHLKPAKAGGDPSVFATATRVIDYSDLKAFSRLENGDKIVDGKIVDADGKPVEVRDEEGRPVSYRIGSEPDAHG; from the coding sequence ATGGTGAAGAGGACGCAGGCCGAAACGGCCGCGAGCGGCAGGCCCGAGGACGAACGGCTCGGGATCGGCAAGAGTTTCACTTACGGCATCCAGCACGTCCTGACGATGTACGGCGGGATCATCGCGCCACCCTTGATCATCGGCGGCGCCGCGGGCGTTTCGACGGCGGAGATCGGGCTGCTCGTCGCGTCGTGCCTGTTCATCGGCGGGCTGGCGACGATCCTGCAGTCGTTCGGGATCCCCTTCTTCGGCTCCAAATTGCCGCTGGTCCAGGGCACTTCCTTCGCCGGCGTGGCGACGATGACCGCGATCGTCGCGGACGGCGGACTGCCCGCCGTCTTCGGCTCGGTGATCGCGTCGGCGGCGCTCGGCCTGCTCGTCACGCCGGTGTTCTCGCGGCTGGTGAAGTACTTCCCGCCGGTCGTCACCGGGACGGTCATCACGGTGATCGGGCTCAGCCTGATGCCGGTCGCGGCCCAGTGGGCGATGGGCAACAACACCAAGTCGCCGGAGTTCGGTTCGGTCTCCAACGTCGGGCTGGCCGCGATGACGCTGGCGATCGTGCTGCTGCTCAGCAAGGTCGCCGTGCCGGCGATCTCCCGGCTCTCGATCCTCCTGTCGATCGTGGTGGGCACCGTCTTGGCCGCCGTACTGGGCAAGGCCGATTTCTCCCAGGTCTGGGACGGCCCGATCTTCGCGGTACCGACCCCGTTCGCCTTCGGCATGCCGACCTTCGACGTCGCCGCGATCGTGTCGATGTTCATCGTCGTGCTGGTGACCCTCACCGAGACCACGGCCGACATCCTCGCGGTGGGGGAGATCGTCGACACGCGGGTCGGCAAACGCCGGATCGGCGACGGGCTGCGCGCCGACATGGCGTCCTCGGCGATCGCGCCGGTGTTCAACGGGTTCATGCAGAGCGCGTTCGCGCAGAACGTCGGCCTCGTCGCGATCACCGGGATCAGGAGCCGGTTCGTGGTGACCGCGGGCGGCGTGATCCTGCTGATCCTCGGCATGCTCCCGGTGCTCGGCCGCGTGGTGGCCGCGATTCCGTACCCGGTGCTGGGCGGTGCCGGCCTCGTGCTGTTCGGCACGGTCGCGGCGTCCGGTATCAAGACACTGTCCAAAGTGGACTACAACGGGAACATGAACCTGGTGATCGTCGCGGCGTCGGTCGGGATGGGCATGATCCCGATCGCGGCGCCGGAGTTCTACCACCACTTCCCGGCGTGGGTCGGCACGATCTTCCACTCGGGGATCAGCTCCGCCGCGCTCACGGCCGTCGTGCTGAACCTGTTGTTCAATCACCTGAAGCCCGCCAAGGCGGGCGGCGATCCGTCGGTGTTCGCGACGGCGACCAGGGTGATCGACTATTCCGATCTGAAAGCCTTCTCCCGCCTCGAAAACGGCGACAAGATCGTCGACGGCAAGATCGTGGACGCCGACGGCAAGCCGGTCGAGGTGCGGGACGAGGAAGGCAGGCCCGTGTCCTATCGGATCGGCTCGGAGCCCGACGCACACGGGTGA